The genome window GTCGAGGATGACAAAGTCGGCGGCCATGCCGGGGCGGATGCTGCCTTTTTGTTTGTCCTCGAAGGCAGCGTGGGCGGCCCAGGTGGTCATGCCGCGCAGGGCATCGGGGCGGCTTAGGGCGTTTTCCATCTGGAAGCCAGTAGCGGGGTAGTTCTTGGCGTCTTGGCGCGCTACGGCCGAGTGGAAGCCGAACAGCGGGTTAATATCTTCCACTGGAAAATCGGAGCCCAGGGCTACCTGCCCGTACTGTTTGCGCAGCTGCTCATAGGTGTAGGCCGTTTTCAGGCGCTCAGCCCCTAGTCGCTCCCCAGCCCAGTACATATCGGAGGTGGCGTGGGTGGGCTGCACCGAGGGCACAATGCCAAACTGTCCAAACTTGGGCATGTCGGCTGGGGTGATAACCTGGGCGTGCTCGATGCGCCAGCGCCGGTCTTTTTGGCCCTTAAGTGCCTCGCCGTAGATGTTCAGAATAATGCGGTTGGCCGAGTCGCCGATGGCGTGGGTGTTCATCTGAAACTTGCTGGCCGCAATGTCCTTGGCCAGCTGCCGGTACTCCTTTTCGGTGGACAGTAGGAAGCCGGTTTCCTTGGGCTTATCGTGGTAGGCCTCTACTAGGCAGGCCCCACGGGAGCCCAGCGCGCCATCGGCGTACACCTTAAAGGAGTTTACCGTAAGCCGGTCCTGATACACGGGGCCGTTTTTGAAGTAGAACTCTTTGTTGGCCGCCGTGGGGTTGAGCATGGTGTAGAGGCGCAGCTTGAGCTTACCCTGCTGCTGCAAAGCGGCCATTTGGTCGATGTTGGCTTTGTCGAGGCCGGCGTCGGCGAGGCTGGTCAGGCCCACGGCCACGCAGCGCTGCTGGGCTTCCAGCAGGGCGGCGTTGGCTTCGGTGGGGGTAGGCTCCGGAATTTTGGCCGTAACCAAGTCCACGGCGTTGTCTACCAGCAGGCCGGTAAGCTGCCCGGCGGCATTCTTCGTGATGGTGCCCCCGCTGATGGGCGTGCGGGCCGTGATGCCGGCCAGCTCCAGGGCCTTCTGGTTGACGAGGGCCGCGTGCCCATCTACCCGCACAATGAACACGGGCGTGTTCGGAAACAGCGCATCCAGAGTGTCTTTGTTCGGGAATTGCTTGCCGGGCCAGTCGTTTTGGTCCCAGCCCCGACCCGTAAGCCAGGCCGCCTGCGGGTACTGTTGGCGCTGCTGCTGGAGCTTCTGCACTACCTCCCGCCAGGAGCCAGTACCCACCAGGTCCGCGTCGCGCAGGCCCAGGGCGTAGCGGTAGAAATGGCAGTGCGCGTCGTAGAAACCAGGGTAGATAAACTGGCCGTTGGCGTCCACTTCCTGCTCGGCCTGAAACTTTCCGCGCAACTCCTCGGCCGTACCTACGGCTACAAACTTGCCATCTTTCACGGCAAACGCTTGCGCCTTACTGAAGGCCGAATCAACGGTGTAAACGGTGGCATTGTACACCAGCAAGTCAGCGGCCTGGCGGGAGGTAGTCTGGCAGGCGCTGAACCCTCCCAGCAGCAGAGGCAGCGCCAGTAACGGGCGGAAACGTTGGGTCATGAACGGTTGAGTTGGTCGTGGGGTGAGGCAGAGTCGGCAGTTGTGTGCCGCAAGCTGCAAGTTGAGGCAGAAAATCGGATGTTGAGCGGGAGCTCAGCAGATTTACGAACTACCCCATAGAGGAAAACCAAAGCATGCGTCTTCTCGCCTACGGACCGTACTGCCGAGCCTTCGGCTGCGCCCCTGCATCACAGTCACAGTCTTTCCAATTACTGTCCACTCAGCCTTAGTTGACATTAGATTGGTGTTGATCCTTCAATAGCAAAAATACGGTCATGCTGAGCGGAGTAGAAATGTCTCTACTGCTGGCTAGGTCGCATGAACAGTTGGACTTCGAACTTATGAATTGCATCAGCTGGTCATGCAGAGCGCAGCGAAGCATCTCGCGTGCTGAGGTTGTGGTAGTAGCCCAACGATGCGAGCGAGATGCTTCGCTACGCTCTGCATGACGGCCTTTAAGACAATTGTTAATAGCTTCTAATTAACTAGAGTAGCAACGAAGTGGGAGAGATGCTTCGACAAGCTCAGCATGACCGCTCATTTTAACAGAGTCAGCAGGCAAGGTGCTTCGCTTGCGCTCGGCAGAACGTTCCATATAATCTAGGTGTGTCCGGAATAGAAAAGCCCCACTACCTGCGCAGGTAGTGGGGCTTTTGAGAGGGTAGCGAATTGCTTATTCGAAGCGCATGTGCTTTACTGATTCGCCGGAGTTCTTCAGCTCTAGCAGCGACTCAATACCGATTTGCAGGTGAGAGGTTACGAAATCGGCGGTTACTTTCTTGTCGCTTTCCGAAGTCTTCACGCCTTCGGGCGTCATCGGGTTGTCCGATACCAGCAGCAGGGCGCCGTGGGGAATTTCGTTTACGAAGCCCACGGTGAAAATGGTGGCCGTTTCCATATCCACGGCCATGGCCCGGATCTGGCGCAGGTACTCTTTAAAGTTCTCGTCGTGCTCCCACACGCGGCGGTTGGTAGTGTACACGGTGCCGGTCCAATAATCCTTTTCGTGCTTCTTGATCATGGACGACACGGCGCGCTGCAGGCGGAAGGAGGGCAGGGCCGGAATTTCGGCGGGCAGGTAGTCATCGGAGGTACCCTCGCCGCGGATGGCCGCGATGGGCAAGATCAGGTCGCCGAGCTTGGTTTTGTTTTTCAGACCTCCGCATTTGCCCAGAAACAAGGCTGCTTTAGGTTTCACGGCCGAAATCAGGTCCATCACGGTGGCGGCCATGGGGGAGCCCATGCCGAAGTTGATGATGGTAATGCCGTTGGCCGTGGCCGTTTGCATGGGTTTATCCAAGCCGCGTACCTCTACCCCGAACTGCTCGGCAAACATGTGTACGTAGTTGATAAAGTTGGTCAGCAGGATGTACTGACCAAAGTCATGCAGGGGTACGCCCGTGTAGCGGGGCAGCCAGTTCTCGACGATGTCGGCTTTAGTCTTCATAAGGTATTGGTGGTTATGGGTTGCTTACGGAAAGGCTGCGTCGGTATCGGCCGCGGCGAAGGACCGTGACCAGCTACGCGCAGCCGGAAATAATAGGTACAAAAAAAACCGTCGGAACCCAGCGGAGCGGGTGCGACGGTACGGGGCGAAAAGCGGGAGTTGACTACCCAGGGCCGTACCTTTGGAGGTGATGCAAGAGTTGAACCTGCCGCCTTTCGCGTACAAAGTTACACAATCCAGCGAAAATTTGCTAATCTGGGACGTTCTGCGCCGGCGCAACGTGGTGCTTACGCCCGAGGAATGGGTGCGCCAACACGTGGTTCACTACCTGATGAACCACCGCGGCTACCCCAAAGGCCTGCTGAGCCTGGAACGCGGCCACCGCTACAACCAGCGCCAGAAGCGCACCGACCTAGTGGCCCTAGATGCCACCGGCCAGCCCCTGCTGCTGGTCGAGTGCAAAGCTCCCTCGGTACCGATTACAGCCGCCGTAGCCCTGCAGGCCGCGACTTACAATCAAACAATCGGGGCCCCGCTGCTGCTACTCACCAATGGCCTCAGTCACTTCTGCTGGCGCGTGAATTTCGCCGAACGCACCAACGAGCGGCTGGCGGAAGTGCCGGCTTATGGTGAACTGGTGAGATAGATGAGATGGTGAGTTTGACGTTCTGGCGGCCTGAACCGCGTGATATGCGCAATCAGAACATCGAACTCACTATTTCACTATCTCACCAGTTTGCCTATACAAAGTATTGTCCGCCAGGCCGTTCAGGAAAAACTGCACGCAGGCTTTCAGCTCGTTGCCGTACTGTAACAGCTTTTGCGGGTTGGGAGCGGCTAGGGGGGTAGTGGGGAGCTGGTGGGTTTGATAGGGGTAGAGCCGCACTTTATTATCTACGGTCAGCTCCGTCACAAAATCGGAGTGGACGAGGAAGTAGCTGCCGCCGCTCAGGAACAGGGCCCGGCCAGTAGTTGTAGAGTCAAACACCGAGTAGCCGAAGGGTAGCAAGCGCCCCTGAGCAGGCACGTTGAGGTAGTCGAGCACGGTAGCGGGCAAATCGGCCTGCTGGGTGATGCGCTGGGGGTTGGCGGCCGGGAGCTTGCGGCCGGGATGAAACAGCAGCAGCGGCGTTTTGTAGCTACCTAGCGTGTTCTGGTAGTCGGGGCGCAGGGTTTGGGAAGTATGGTCGGCCAGCAGGATAAATAAGGTATTGCGGTACCACGGCTGCCGGGCGGCCGTGCGGAAAAACTCACGCAGGGCGAAATCAGTGTAGCGAATAGAGGCGTGAATAGGCAGCTGGCCGGGCGCAAACCGGGTTTTGTACTGGGGCGGCACCGGAAACGGCTCATGGGAAGTCAGGGTAAACACCGTCGAGAAAAACGGTTGCCGCTGCTGGCCAAGCTGTCGGGCAAAGTATTGCAGATACGGCTCATCGAAAATGCCCCAGTGCCCATCGTAGTCGGGGCTTTGGGCTCCGCCGGGGTACTCCTGCAACCCGTAGTACTGCTGGATACCGGTGATGCCGGCAAAGGTGTTAAAGCCCATGGTGCCGTTCTGCGCCCCGTGAAAAACGGAAGTAGCGTAGCCCTGTCGGCCCAGAATTTCGCCCAAGCCGTGCAGCTCATCCGTTTGGAAGTTGGACGTGATAAAGGGACTTTCCATGAGGGCCGGTAGGCCCGCCAGCACGGCCGGCAGGGCCTCAATGGAGCGGCGGCCATTGGCGTAATGGTTTCGAAAGAACAGACCCTGAGTCGCCAACGAATCGAAAAAAGGCGTGTAGCCCTGCCCGCCGTTTTCAATGCCGTTATACTCCGAGGCGAAGCTTTCTACCAGCAAAATAACCACGTTATCGGGGGGGCGGGTAGCACCGGGACGCGTGGTGGGCTCGTGCGCTGCCAACGCCTGCCGGAGTGCAGGCGCGGAGCTAAAGTAACTCCGCCGCTCGGGCGGTTGGTAGCCCAAACTTTTCAGAAAGGTAAACGTGCTGTTAAGCGTAACGTGGCCTAGCAGGGGGGGCGTTTGTACGAAGGCGTGCCCCGTTCGTAAGGGTTTGAGCTGCAGGCCGCCGCGAATGCCAAGCACCGTTAGCCCCGCCACTAGTAGCAACTCCAAACCCAGTTGCAGCCACCGGCGCCGGCCTTGCAGTGGCCGGGCTGCAACGGCTTCGGTACTCGGCAAGGGGTAGGCGTACCACAGCAGGCCAAACAGCAATACAAACGGAATCAGCAGAAACCAGTAATGGCCCGCCAGCTGCCCGGCCTGGCGCTGGATGTCGCCGGTAATCGTGAGCAGTTCGTTGCTGGTGCGTCGCCCAATGAATTTGAAGTATTGGGTGTCAATCAGGTTCAAGGCAATGCCCGTGGCGTTCAGGGTGAGGTACACGCCTCGCACCAATCCCTGCCAGCCAGCACCCACCCGTGGCACCAAGGAAAGCAGCACAAACGGCAGGTTTAGCAGCAGCAGAGCGGCAATATCAAACCGGATGCCGTGCCAGAAAGCATGCAGTACCTGCGCCGTGTTGGCTTCCTGAAATACGGCATGGTTGGCCCAGTAAAAGCCAAGCCGCAGCAGCATGTAGATGAGTAGCAGCAGGGCAAAACGCCGCAGCAGCAACTGCAAAAAAAATGAAGGCATACAATGAGGCGCTAGGCGACTACCCGGCGAGAGGCAAACGAACCCACCTACGGCGGGCGACCAAAAACAGATCTGCCGCTTTCTTACAGCGGCTTCAGGCGAACTTGCTGCCCATCCGGCAAATCCTTGATTTGGCGGTAGAAGTCGGCTAGCCAAGTAAGGCGAGCGGCAACCGGTACGGCTTTCGAAGTTGGCCTGCTGTTGCCGGAGGTAGCAATGCACACGGGCGGATGCAGGCTCAGCAACTCGCCTGGTTTCAGCACGCCGCCACCCTGCTGGAACGCCCGGAGCTGCTCCATCCCGAGGGCGTCGAGCGGAAACTTCTCGGCCCCGAACAAAAAGTGCTTGAAATCCACCTCCAGATCGGCCAGCTCCCCAGTTTCGGTGTCTAGGAACAGTACCGCGTCGCCGCGCAGCAGGAACTGGTTGCCCACCGAGTCCTGGGCAAAGGGAATATCAGTTTCCGTAACCTCGTCGTAAGTGCGCCAGAAAGCCGTTTCGCCCTGCCAGGCTTCGGCCAGCGCGTGCCATGGCGGTCCGGTTACGCAGCCCCGAATGTGCAGCCCCCCGAAATACGCCACTACCCCGTTCTGCTCCCGCAGAAAGGTTTGCAGGTAGGAGGGAAGGCGGGCAAAGCTTACGAGGTCCGTCAGCTCGCCGCCGGTATACAAAATTCCTCTCATAAGAAGTAAGGCGAAGCTCCAGCTTCGCGCAGTGTTGAAGAACGGCAACGGGTACCGGTTCAACGCGTTACGTGCAACACGGCGCGAGGCTGGAGCTTCGCGCTACAGAAAAAGCCTTTCCGACCATCCGGCCGGAAAGGCTTTCCTTTCTGCTTATTGGGTAGTGACGGGGTGCTTAAGCAACCGCTTCTTCCATTACCGACTCCACCGACTCCAGGGGAAGGCCCCAGGCATCGGCTACACCTTTGTACACCACTTTGCCGTGCACCACGTTCAGGCCGAGGCGCAGGGCCTCGTCGCGGCGGCAAGCCTCCTGCCAGCCCAGGTTCGCCAGCTTCACGGCGTAGGGCAGGGTAGCGTTGGTTAGGGCCAGGGTAGAAGTGTACGGCACGGCACCGGGCATGTTGGCCACGCAGTAGTGCACAATGTCGTCGATGATGAAGGTGGGGTTTTCGTGGGTGGTCGGCTCGCAGGTTTCAATGCAGCCGCCCTGGTCCACGGCCACGTCCACGAGCACGGTGCCGGGCTTCATGGTCTTGAGCATCTCGCGGGTGATGAGGTGGGGAGCTTTGGCGCCCGGAATCAGCACGGCCCCGATGATGAGGTCAGCAGTTTTGATGGCTTCGCGGATGTTGTACTCGTTGGAGTACTGGGTTACCACATTCTTGGGCATGAAGTCGTCCAGCTCACGCAGGCGGTTCAGGCTGATGTCCATGATGGTGACCTGGGCGCCCAGACCAGCGGCAATTTTAGCCGCCTGGGTGCCCACAATGCCGGCGCCCAGCACCAGTACTTCGGCTGGCTTCACGCCGGGTACGCCGCCCAGCAGAATGCCCCGGCCTTTCAGGGGCTTCTCCAGGTACTTAGCGCCTTCCTGCGGGGCCATGCGGCCGGCTACCTCGCTCATCGGGATGAGCAGGGGCAGGGCGCGCGAGGGCAGCTCCACGGTTTCGTAGGCCAGGCACACCGCCTTGCGCTCAATCATGGCGTGGGTCAGCTCCTCGCCGGAGGCAAAGTGGAAGTAGGTGAACAGCAGTTGGTTCTCCTTGATAAGCGGATATTCCGAGGCAATCGGCTCCTTTACCTTCACAATCATTTCGGCCTTGCCGTACACGTCGGCAATGGTGGGCAGAATGGTGGCACCCGCCTGCTGATACTCGGCGTCGGAGAAGCCGCTGCCGTTGCCAGCGGTTGCTTGCACAAACACCTCGTGGCCGTGCTTACGGAATTCAGCTACGCCAGCGGGCGTTAGGCCCACGCGGTTCTCGTTGTTCTTAATTTCTTTCGGTACGCCGATAATCATGACTCGAAGCAGAGGGTGAAGGTGGGTGGAATGAGGATTGCCCGGGAAAGGCGGGACAAAGATAAGGCGGAATTTGGTGAGGAGCGGACGAGGGCGAACAGTAAAAAGAATGCACCTCAGCATCGGCCCGCCAAAGTCAGCACAAGTGCGCCGCAGCCTTTTCAACCACCCCAAACGCCCGTCATCCTGAACGCCGCGAAGGACCTTGCCCCGCCTGAACAAATCGTTGATACGATTACTGTTCCAACGTGACAAGGCCCTTCGCGGCGTTCAGGATGACGGGCGCTGCTACTAGGGCAACTACATCGATATGCCTACTTGAACGGAACCGAGGCGCCGCTTTCCTTGACCATGCTGCCGGCGTTCAGGTCCTGTACTACAGTTGCCTTCAGCGTCAGCTTGGCATCCCCGTTCAGGTCGTTGCTGGTAATGACGACGGGCTCGGCCTGGGCACCCAGCTTCCGCTGGCTATACACCAACTCCACCACGGCGCTTTGGCCAGGCTTGATGGGAGAAGGCACGTTGCGGTAGCCTACGCAGTAGCACTGCGAAGTAATGGCGCCGAGCACCAAGTCTTGCTTGCCGGTATTTTTCACGGTGAAGCGCGCCACGGGGGCTTGCCCGGCTTCCATCTTACCGAAATCGTGGGTGGTGCGGTCCAGCACCAGGCGCGGCGACTGGGCCAGTTGGGCCGGCGTCAGCGTGGACTTCACTTGCTCCTTATTCAGTACGTTGCCCTTAATGGTGAGCACCGTGCTGGGGCTGGCGGCGTTGCTGGTTACCGTGACGGTTTTGTTGAAGATGCCAGGCCGGCCGGCGCTGCTGTACACGGCCTTCACGATGCCGGTTTTGCCGGGCAGCACGGGGGTCTTGGTCCAGTCGGGGGTAGTGCAGCCGCAGCTGGCCTGCACGTTGGCAATGATAACGGGCTGGTTGCCCACGTTCTTGAACTTGAACTCGTGGGTAGCCATGGTACCCTCGGGTACGG of Hymenobacter sublimis contains these proteins:
- a CDS encoding amidohydrolase, with translation MTQRFRPLLALPLLLGGFSACQTTSRQAADLLVYNATVYTVDSAFSKAQAFAVKDGKFVAVGTAEELRGKFQAEQEVDANGQFIYPGFYDAHCHFYRYALGLRDADLVGTGSWREVVQKLQQQRQQYPQAAWLTGRGWDQNDWPGKQFPNKDTLDALFPNTPVFIVRVDGHAALVNQKALELAGITARTPISGGTITKNAAGQLTGLLVDNAVDLVTAKIPEPTPTEANAALLEAQQRCVAVGLTSLADAGLDKANIDQMAALQQQGKLKLRLYTMLNPTAANKEFYFKNGPVYQDRLTVNSFKVYADGALGSRGACLVEAYHDKPKETGFLLSTEKEYRQLAKDIAASKFQMNTHAIGDSANRIILNIYGEALKGQKDRRWRIEHAQVITPADMPKFGQFGIVPSVQPTHATSDMYWAGERLGAERLKTAYTYEQLRKQYGQVALGSDFPVEDINPLFGFHSAVARQDAKNYPATGFQMENALSRPDALRGMTTWAAHAAFEDKQKGSIRPGMAADFVILDTDLLQAPKEKLRGAKVQQTWIAGERVFGGK
- a CDS encoding AMP nucleosidase; translation: MKTKADIVENWLPRYTGVPLHDFGQYILLTNFINYVHMFAEQFGVEVRGLDKPMQTATANGITIINFGMGSPMAATVMDLISAVKPKAALFLGKCGGLKNKTKLGDLILPIAAIRGEGTSDDYLPAEIPALPSFRLQRAVSSMIKKHEKDYWTGTVYTTNRRVWEHDENFKEYLRQIRAMAVDMETATIFTVGFVNEIPHGALLLVSDNPMTPEGVKTSESDKKVTADFVTSHLQIGIESLLELKNSGESVKHMRFE
- a CDS encoding type I restriction enzyme HsdR N-terminal domain-containing protein; translated protein: MQELNLPPFAYKVTQSSENLLIWDVLRRRNVVLTPEEWVRQHVVHYLMNHRGYPKGLLSLERGHRYNQRQKRTDLVALDATGQPLLLVECKAPSVPITAAVALQAATYNQTIGAPLLLLTNGLSHFCWRVNFAERTNERLAEVPAYGELVR
- a CDS encoding LTA synthase family protein; its protein translation is MPSFFLQLLLRRFALLLLIYMLLRLGFYWANHAVFQEANTAQVLHAFWHGIRFDIAALLLLNLPFVLLSLVPRVGAGWQGLVRGVYLTLNATGIALNLIDTQYFKFIGRRTSNELLTITGDIQRQAGQLAGHYWFLLIPFVLLFGLLWYAYPLPSTEAVAARPLQGRRRWLQLGLELLLVAGLTVLGIRGGLQLKPLRTGHAFVQTPPLLGHVTLNSTFTFLKSLGYQPPERRSYFSSAPALRQALAAHEPTTRPGATRPPDNVVILLVESFASEYNGIENGGQGYTPFFDSLATQGLFFRNHYANGRRSIEALPAVLAGLPALMESPFITSNFQTDELHGLGEILGRQGYATSVFHGAQNGTMGFNTFAGITGIQQYYGLQEYPGGAQSPDYDGHWGIFDEPYLQYFARQLGQQRQPFFSTVFTLTSHEPFPVPPQYKTRFAPGQLPIHASIRYTDFALREFFRTAARQPWYRNTLFILLADHTSQTLRPDYQNTLGSYKTPLLLFHPGRKLPAANPQRITQQADLPATVLDYLNVPAQGRLLPFGYSVFDSTTTGRALFLSGGSYFLVHSDFVTELTVDNKVRLYPYQTHQLPTTPLAAPNPQKLLQYGNELKACVQFFLNGLADNTLYRQTGEIVK
- a CDS encoding SMI1/KNR4 family protein is translated as MRGILYTGGELTDLVSFARLPSYLQTFLREQNGVVAYFGGLHIRGCVTGPPWHALAEAWQGETAFWRTYDEVTETDIPFAQDSVGNQFLLRGDAVLFLDTETGELADLEVDFKHFLFGAEKFPLDALGMEQLRAFQQGGGVLKPGELLSLHPPVCIATSGNSRPTSKAVPVAARLTWLADFYRQIKDLPDGQQVRLKPL
- the ald gene encoding alanine dehydrogenase, giving the protein MIIGVPKEIKNNENRVGLTPAGVAEFRKHGHEVFVQATAGNGSGFSDAEYQQAGATILPTIADVYGKAEMIVKVKEPIASEYPLIKENQLLFTYFHFASGEELTHAMIERKAVCLAYETVELPSRALPLLIPMSEVAGRMAPQEGAKYLEKPLKGRGILLGGVPGVKPAEVLVLGAGIVGTQAAKIAAGLGAQVTIMDISLNRLRELDDFMPKNVVTQYSNEYNIREAIKTADLIIGAVLIPGAKAPHLITREMLKTMKPGTVLVDVAVDQGGCIETCEPTTHENPTFIIDDIVHYCVANMPGAVPYTSTLALTNATLPYAVKLANLGWQEACRRDEALRLGLNVVHGKVVYKGVADAWGLPLESVESVMEEAVA
- a CDS encoding DUF1573 domain-containing protein, producing MKHVFSFLLALLVAAAAQAQGVLKFEQELHDFGSVPEGTMATHEFKFKNVGNQPVIIANVQASCGCTTPDWTKTPVLPGKTGIVKAVYSSAGRPGIFNKTVTVTSNAASPSTVLTIKGNVLNKEQVKSTLTPAQLAQSPRLVLDRTTHDFGKMEAGQAPVARFTVKNTGKQDLVLGAITSQCYCVGYRNVPSPIKPGQSAVVELVYSQRKLGAQAEPVVITSNDLNGDAKLTLKATVVQDLNAGSMVKESGASVPFK